From Leifsonia sp. fls2-241-R2A-40a, one genomic window encodes:
- a CDS encoding AEC family transporter, which translates to MGGVLTGFGIIAFVILVGYVAGRLRIGGPTAPYVLNRIAFFVTNPALLFVTLARADLHVVFSTQLLVAAIAALVSAGAFVALSRAFFRAPAPETTIGALGAGYVNANNIGLPVAVYVLGSASYVAPVLLLQLIVFAPIALTVLDSTSRGSVSVRSILTQPVRNPMIIASVLGILVDVSGVQVPNALLQPFVLLGGAAVPLVLMAFGMSLVGSRPLRAGTGRTPIAVAVVLKSAVMPLVAFLVARFAFGMEGQPLFAAVALAALPTAQNVYNFAARYERGMPIARDVVLLTTIFAVPALLVIAALLAP; encoded by the coding sequence GTGGGCGGTGTGCTGACCGGGTTCGGGATCATCGCCTTCGTCATCCTCGTGGGCTATGTCGCCGGACGGCTACGGATCGGCGGCCCGACCGCCCCCTACGTCCTCAACCGGATCGCGTTCTTCGTGACGAATCCGGCTCTGCTCTTCGTCACGCTCGCCCGGGCGGACCTGCATGTGGTGTTCTCCACTCAGCTGCTGGTCGCGGCGATCGCCGCACTGGTGAGCGCCGGGGCGTTCGTCGCGCTCTCCCGGGCGTTCTTCCGGGCGCCGGCGCCGGAGACGACGATCGGGGCTCTCGGCGCGGGCTACGTCAATGCGAACAACATCGGCCTCCCGGTGGCGGTCTACGTGCTCGGCAGCGCGTCGTACGTCGCGCCCGTCCTGCTGCTGCAGCTGATCGTGTTCGCGCCGATCGCCCTGACCGTGCTCGACTCGACCAGCCGGGGTTCCGTGTCGGTGCGTTCGATCCTGACGCAGCCGGTGCGCAACCCGATGATCATCGCCTCGGTGCTCGGAATCCTGGTGGACGTCAGCGGGGTGCAGGTGCCGAATGCGCTGCTCCAGCCGTTCGTCCTGCTCGGCGGGGCGGCCGTGCCGCTCGTCCTCATGGCGTTCGGGATGTCGCTGGTCGGCTCGCGCCCGCTGCGGGCCGGCACGGGTCGCACACCGATCGCGGTGGCCGTCGTGCTGAAGTCGGCCGTCATGCCGCTCGTCGCGTTCCTCGTCGCGCGCTTCGCCTTCGGGATGGAGGGCCAGCCGCTGTTCGCCGCGGTCGCCCTCGCGGCGCTGCCGACGGCGCAGAACGTCTACAACTTCGCGGCGCGGTACGAGCGCGGTATGCCGATCGCCCGCGACGTCGTCCTGCTCACGACGATTTTCGCGGTGCCCGCCCTGCTGGTGATCGCGGCGCTGCTGGCGCCCTGA
- a CDS encoding DUF6098 family protein, which produces MLYQLSEVEQLLDTGPGLYVRFSAGYAADLEEGSVDAESGLPLPGLAAQLLDPEPWWTLPRSEWIARRLSRLPAPRHPSPDGPRPEPFAWLLRGRPVGRGPEGETLLTDVEVVGRLAECLIEQADRVWGARFDAELGRRAADAEAEPVSVAHA; this is translated from the coding sequence GTGCTCTATCAGCTCTCTGAAGTCGAGCAACTGCTCGATACCGGTCCCGGCCTGTACGTCCGCTTCTCGGCCGGCTATGCGGCCGACCTCGAGGAGGGCTCCGTCGACGCCGAGAGCGGGCTCCCGCTGCCGGGCCTCGCGGCGCAGCTCCTCGACCCGGAGCCCTGGTGGACGCTTCCCCGGTCCGAGTGGATCGCGCGGCGGCTGAGCAGGCTCCCGGCCCCGCGTCACCCATCGCCGGACGGCCCGCGTCCCGAACCGTTCGCGTGGCTCCTGCGCGGCCGGCCGGTGGGCCGCGGGCCGGAGGGCGAGACGCTGCTGACCGATGTCGAGGTGGTCGGCCGGCTGGCCGAGTGCCTGATCGAGCAGGCGGATCGGGTGTGGGGCGCGCGCTTCGACGCCGAGCTCGGGCGTCGCGCGGCGGACGCGGAGGCGGAGCCGGTGTCGGTGGCGCATGCGTGA
- a CDS encoding sugar ABC transporter permease: protein MAVLTDASRSKTRADDRKPAKKRGTKYNRREAIAGYLFISPWIIGFLVFTLGAMLYSLFISFSNYNLATNSSTPAGVDNYAELFNDPKVALSLGNTLFYAVMAVPLEIIFALLLALLLNWVGRGAGVFRTLYYLPKMTPAVATASIFLLLLNGNTGAINRFLAIFGIEGPQWLIDPNWVKPSIVLMTLWGVSGTMVIFLAALKNVPQDLYEVASLDGAGPIRKFFTITIPMISPAIFFNVVVLTIAALQVFDQAYLLFWRDQTNASPDSSLFYGVYLFQQAFRQFNFGFAAAMAWLLFVIILLITLIQVKVSNRLVYYEGDK, encoded by the coding sequence ATGGCCGTCCTCACAGATGCGTCACGCAGCAAAACCCGAGCGGACGACCGCAAGCCCGCCAAGAAGCGGGGCACCAAGTACAACCGGCGTGAAGCGATCGCGGGCTACCTCTTCATCAGCCCGTGGATCATCGGCTTCCTGGTGTTCACGCTGGGTGCGATGCTGTACAGCCTCTTCATCTCGTTCAGCAACTACAACCTGGCCACCAACAGCTCGACCCCGGCCGGAGTGGACAACTACGCCGAGCTCTTCAACGACCCGAAGGTCGCGCTCTCGCTCGGCAACACACTCTTCTACGCCGTCATGGCCGTTCCGCTGGAGATCATCTTCGCGCTGCTCCTCGCCCTCCTCCTCAACTGGGTTGGACGCGGCGCCGGCGTGTTCCGCACCCTCTACTACCTGCCCAAGATGACACCGGCCGTGGCGACCGCATCCATCTTCCTGCTGCTGCTGAACGGCAACACGGGCGCGATCAACCGGTTCCTCGCCATCTTCGGCATCGAGGGTCCGCAGTGGCTGATCGACCCGAACTGGGTGAAGCCGTCGATCGTCCTGATGACCCTGTGGGGCGTCAGCGGCACGATGGTGATCTTCCTCGCGGCGCTCAAGAACGTCCCCCAGGACCTCTACGAGGTCGCGTCGCTCGACGGCGCTGGACCCATCCGCAAGTTCTTCACCATCACGATCCCGATGATCTCGCCGGCGATCTTCTTCAACGTCGTCGTGCTGACGATCGCGGCGCTGCAGGTGTTCGATCAGGCCTACCTGCTGTTCTGGCGAGATCAGACGAACGCGTCGCCCGACTCATCGCTGTTCTACGGGGTGTACCTCTTCCAGCAGGCCTTCCGCCAGTTCAACTTCGGCTTCGCTGCGGCAATGGCCTGGCTGCTGTTCGTGATCATCCTGCTCATCACGCTCATCCAGGTGAAGGTCAGCAACCGCCTCGTCTACTACGAAGGAGACAAGTGA
- a CDS encoding putative protein N(5)-glutamine methyltransferase, whose translation MPEPDPAIVARLRAAGCVFAEDEARLLAEAAGTPAALEDLVSRRVAGEPLEPLLGWVEFCGMRLHIEPGVFVPRRRTELLAHRAAALAGERSTPLVVDLCCGAGAIGAVVAAEVPDAEVFAADLDGAAARCARWNLPGGRVFEGDLFAALPRELRGRVDVLAVNAPYVPTAAIALMPPEARDHEPGTALDGGPDGLDIHRRIAAEAAHWLAPGGRLLIEAAAEQARASAGLFAAAGLAVRVESDEELGATVVVASR comes from the coding sequence GTGCCGGAACCCGACCCCGCGATCGTCGCTCGCCTCCGCGCCGCCGGATGCGTCTTCGCCGAAGACGAAGCCCGGCTGCTGGCCGAGGCGGCCGGGACCCCGGCGGCGCTGGAGGACCTGGTGTCACGCCGGGTGGCCGGGGAACCGCTGGAGCCGCTTCTGGGATGGGTGGAGTTCTGCGGGATGCGCCTGCACATCGAGCCCGGGGTGTTCGTCCCGCGACGCCGGACGGAGCTGCTGGCGCATCGAGCGGCGGCGCTCGCTGGGGAGCGGTCGACGCCGCTGGTCGTCGACCTGTGCTGCGGTGCGGGAGCGATCGGCGCGGTCGTCGCAGCGGAGGTGCCCGACGCCGAGGTGTTCGCGGCCGACCTGGACGGGGCCGCGGCGCGCTGCGCCCGGTGGAACCTCCCCGGCGGCCGGGTCTTCGAGGGCGACCTCTTCGCGGCGTTGCCCCGCGAACTGCGAGGGCGGGTCGACGTGCTGGCCGTCAACGCCCCGTACGTCCCGACCGCCGCGATCGCCCTCATGCCGCCGGAGGCGCGCGACCACGAGCCGGGGACGGCGCTCGACGGGGGACCGGACGGGCTCGACATCCACCGCCGGATCGCTGCAGAGGCCGCCCACTGGCTGGCGCCGGGCGGTCGGCTGCTGATCGAGGCGGCGGCGGAGCAGGCGCGGGCGTCCGCGGGGCTGTTCGCCGCCGCCGGGCTGGCCGTACGCGTCGAATCGGACGAGGAGCTCGGGGCGACGGTGGTCGTGGCGTCCCGCTGA
- a CDS encoding glycosyltransferase: MSRALRLLVWQVHGGWMDAFVRGRHTYLLPLDAAGEGGVGARPWPANVVDVPEAELATTPFDAVVVQRLEEFDLVEQLTGRRPGVDVPVVFVEHNTPQEGVPNSRHPLSDRDDLIIAHVTHFNALFWDTGSTRTTVIEHGVVDYGTHFTGELPRAAAVINEPVRRWRVTGSDLLGGFAAVAPVDVFGMQVDGLAQALGVGGDRVVAAGDIEAPRLFSEIGRRRVYVHPNRWTSLGLALLESMTAGVPVVALDATDARRAVVPGVGAISSDVTELHDAVRAFVDDPGRGAEAGARAREWALERFGLGRYQSDWDELLERWVG; this comes from the coding sequence GTGAGCCGCGCCCTGCGGCTGCTCGTGTGGCAGGTCCACGGCGGCTGGATGGACGCGTTCGTGCGCGGCCGCCACACCTACCTGCTGCCGCTCGACGCGGCCGGGGAAGGCGGCGTCGGAGCGCGTCCGTGGCCGGCGAACGTCGTCGACGTCCCCGAGGCGGAGCTCGCGACCACACCGTTCGACGCCGTGGTCGTGCAGCGGCTGGAGGAGTTCGACCTGGTCGAGCAGCTGACCGGCCGTCGTCCGGGCGTGGATGTGCCGGTCGTCTTCGTCGAGCACAACACGCCGCAGGAGGGTGTGCCGAACTCGCGCCATCCCCTCTCGGACCGCGACGACCTGATCATCGCTCACGTCACCCACTTCAACGCCCTGTTCTGGGACACCGGTTCGACGCGCACGACCGTGATCGAGCACGGAGTGGTCGACTACGGCACACACTTCACGGGCGAGCTGCCGCGGGCAGCGGCCGTCATCAACGAGCCGGTGCGCCGGTGGCGGGTGACCGGCTCGGACCTGCTGGGCGGCTTCGCCGCGGTCGCACCGGTGGACGTGTTCGGGATGCAGGTCGACGGGCTCGCGCAGGCGCTCGGCGTGGGCGGGGACCGCGTGGTGGCCGCGGGCGACATCGAGGCGCCCCGGCTGTTCTCGGAGATCGGGCGCAGGCGCGTGTACGTGCATCCCAACCGCTGGACGTCGCTCGGGCTCGCCCTGCTCGAATCCATGACGGCCGGCGTGCCGGTGGTGGCGCTGGATGCGACGGATGCGCGCCGCGCGGTGGTGCCGGGCGTCGGCGCGATCTCGTCCGACGTCACGGAGTTGCACGACGCGGTGCGGGCGTTCGTGGACGACCCGGGACGCGGGGCGGAGGCGGGTGCGCGGGCCCGCGAGTGGGCGCTCGAACGGTTCGGACTCGGTCGCTACCAGTCCGACTGGGACGAGCTCCTGGAGCGCTGGGTCGGCTGA
- a CDS encoding 6-phospho-beta-glucosidase — protein sequence MKVTVIGAGSTYTPELVSGLWNERERLTVDELWLMDTDGPRLEIVGGMVRRMLARQGAEVPVTLTTNRSAAIEGADAVLIQLRVGGQRARLQDELFPLACGCVGQETTGAGGLAKALRTVPVVLDIAREARERAKPDAWIVDFTNPVGINTRALLDDGHKAIGLCNFAIGVQRWIAREHAVEPHRVEVDPVGLNHLSWVRHIRVDGVDVLPGMIAERADELGRRGGVTGDLIRDLGVLPSYYLKYYYAHDATVAELKAGTPRATVVADVERELLALYADPSVDTKPPQLEARGGAFYSEAATALLASLVAGTGDNHVVNVWNHGLIAGLADDDVIETLCRVDASGATPLPQAPVAPELVGLIQHVSAYERLAARAAVTGDRRLVRMALLAHPLVGQWDRVTGLEKGLFETGGELLPQFASTP from the coding sequence ATGAAGGTCACGGTCATCGGCGCCGGCTCCACGTACACCCCGGAGCTCGTCTCGGGCCTGTGGAACGAGCGCGAGCGTCTCACCGTTGACGAGCTGTGGCTCATGGATACCGACGGTCCCCGCCTGGAGATCGTCGGCGGCATGGTGCGCCGGATGCTCGCGCGCCAGGGCGCCGAGGTCCCGGTGACGCTGACCACGAATCGGTCGGCGGCGATCGAGGGTGCGGATGCGGTCCTCATCCAGCTGCGGGTCGGCGGTCAGCGGGCGAGGCTCCAGGACGAGCTGTTCCCGCTCGCCTGCGGGTGCGTCGGGCAGGAGACGACGGGAGCGGGCGGCCTCGCCAAGGCGCTGCGCACCGTCCCCGTCGTGCTCGACATCGCCCGCGAGGCCCGCGAGCGGGCCAAGCCGGACGCCTGGATCGTCGACTTCACGAACCCGGTGGGCATCAACACCCGGGCGCTGCTCGATGACGGCCACAAGGCGATCGGCCTGTGCAACTTCGCGATCGGCGTGCAGCGCTGGATCGCGCGCGAGCACGCGGTGGAACCGCACCGCGTGGAGGTCGACCCGGTCGGTCTCAACCACCTGTCGTGGGTGCGTCACATCCGCGTGGACGGTGTGGATGTGCTGCCCGGCATGATCGCGGAGCGCGCCGACGAACTGGGCCGCCGCGGCGGCGTCACCGGCGACCTGATCCGCGATCTCGGCGTGCTCCCGTCCTACTACCTGAAGTACTACTACGCCCATGACGCGACGGTCGCCGAGCTGAAGGCGGGCACTCCGCGCGCGACGGTCGTGGCGGACGTCGAGCGCGAGCTGCTGGCGCTGTACGCGGACCCGTCCGTCGACACCAAACCGCCGCAGCTGGAGGCGCGCGGCGGCGCGTTCTACAGCGAGGCCGCCACCGCCCTGCTGGCCTCCCTGGTCGCGGGCACGGGGGATAACCACGTCGTGAACGTCTGGAACCACGGTCTGATCGCGGGCCTCGCGGACGACGACGTGATCGAGACGCTGTGCCGGGTGGATGCGTCGGGCGCGACGCCGCTGCCGCAGGCGCCGGTCGCGCCGGAACTCGTCGGGCTGATCCAGCACGTCAGCGCGTACGAGCGGCTGGCCGCTCGGGCCGCCGTGACGGGGGACCGCCGCCTGGTCCGGATGGCGCTGCTCGCGCATCCACTCGTCGGCCAGTGGGACCGCGTGACAGGTCTGGAGAAAGGACTGTTCGAGACCGGCGGAGAGTTGCTGCCGCAGTTCGCCAGCACCCCCTAA
- a CDS encoding FAD-dependent oxidoreductase, whose translation MPTSTSLWLETSPPIPTDTFEWDGHYDTIVVGAGLTGLATALMLARSGMRVLVLEARTVGAVTTGNTTGKVSLLQGTTLSGIRRHASEAVLCAYVDGNTAGQGWLLDFLEEQAVPYELRDAVTYATTLDGLDKLDAELAAARIAGLDAVQERTTELPFGVEGALTLSGQAQVHPMQVLAALAAEVRRLGGRIVEGERVTDVSAAKPAVVTSASGTSRADQVVLATGTPILDRGLYFAKVEPTRSYVTAYRVPGDLPQGMYISADSPTRSLRTAAGADGGPLLLVGGNGHPAGRADSPAEKLADLTSWAERTFPGAERTHWWAAQDYRSANRIPFVGWLPRGRGRVYLATGYDKWGMTNAIASALSLAADLTGETLEWARVMHRRVTRPVDIASGVAMNAGVGRAALTKWAAAQTAPELTDAPVAEGTGVVGRRGRTPVAVSTVEGTTCALTAVCSHLGGVVRWNDAELSWDCPLHGSRFAPDGSVLEGPATQPLAPAPAVRTDETPA comes from the coding sequence ATGCCGACGTCGACGTCCCTCTGGCTCGAGACCTCACCGCCCATCCCCACCGACACCTTCGAATGGGACGGGCACTACGACACGATCGTCGTCGGCGCGGGCCTGACGGGACTCGCCACCGCCCTGATGCTGGCCCGGTCCGGGATGCGCGTGCTCGTCCTCGAAGCGCGCACGGTTGGGGCGGTCACCACCGGGAACACGACCGGCAAGGTCAGCCTGCTCCAGGGCACCACCCTCTCCGGCATCCGCCGGCACGCGTCGGAGGCCGTCCTCTGCGCCTATGTCGACGGAAACACGGCCGGGCAGGGCTGGCTGCTCGACTTCCTTGAGGAGCAGGCCGTGCCGTACGAGCTGCGCGACGCGGTCACCTACGCGACCACCCTCGACGGGCTCGACAAGCTGGATGCGGAACTCGCCGCCGCGCGCATCGCGGGCCTGGATGCCGTCCAGGAGCGGACCACCGAGCTCCCGTTCGGCGTCGAGGGCGCCCTGACCCTCTCCGGTCAGGCGCAGGTGCACCCGATGCAGGTGCTCGCCGCGCTCGCCGCCGAGGTGCGCCGCCTGGGCGGACGGATCGTCGAGGGGGAACGGGTGACCGACGTGTCGGCCGCGAAACCCGCCGTGGTGACCAGCGCCTCCGGCACCTCCCGGGCCGACCAGGTGGTGCTCGCGACCGGGACGCCCATCCTCGACCGCGGTCTGTACTTCGCGAAGGTGGAGCCGACGCGTTCCTACGTCACCGCGTACCGCGTCCCCGGCGACCTCCCGCAGGGCATGTACATCTCGGCGGACTCGCCGACCCGGTCGCTGCGGACGGCTGCGGGCGCCGACGGCGGCCCGCTGCTCCTCGTCGGCGGCAACGGGCACCCGGCCGGCCGGGCGGACTCGCCCGCCGAGAAGCTCGCCGACCTGACTTCCTGGGCCGAGCGCACCTTCCCCGGTGCCGAGCGCACCCACTGGTGGGCCGCCCAGGACTACCGGTCGGCCAACCGCATCCCCTTCGTCGGCTGGCTTCCCCGCGGCCGGGGCCGCGTCTACCTGGCGACCGGGTACGACAAGTGGGGCATGACGAACGCGATCGCGTCGGCGCTCAGCCTCGCGGCCGACCTGACCGGCGAAACGCTCGAGTGGGCGCGCGTCATGCACCGCCGGGTGACCCGGCCGGTGGACATCGCCTCGGGCGTGGCGATGAACGCGGGCGTGGGCAGAGCCGCCCTCACCAAGTGGGCGGCCGCACAGACGGCTCCCGAGCTCACCGACGCGCCCGTGGCCGAAGGCACCGGCGTCGTCGGCCGACGCGGCCGCACGCCGGTGGCCGTCTCGACGGTCGAGGGGACGACGTGCGCGCTGACCGCTGTCTGCAGCCACCTGGGCGGCGTCGTGCGGTGGAACGACGCCGAGCTCTCGTGGGACTGCCCGCTGCACGGCTCGCGCTTCGCCCCGGACGGCTCCGTGCTGGAGGGGCCGGCCACACAGCCGCTCGCTCCAGCCCCTGCCGTCCGCACGGACGAAACCCCCGCCTGA
- a CDS encoding NAD(P)H-dependent oxidoreductase gives MTDDTRPLTALALVCTLKPSPGESSSQLLARQVLDELATHDVTGTAVRLADYDIKPGVELDEGDGDQWPHIREQIIASDILLIVTPTWMGHLSSIAQRALERLDAELSETDDAGRPLVEGKVGIVGVVGNEDGAHAIIADIFQGLNDVGFSIPSQGATYWNGEAMGSVDYKDLDKAPEAVESTNAAVAKNAAHLARLLSQRPY, from the coding sequence ATGACCGATGACACCCGACCTCTGACCGCGCTCGCCCTCGTCTGCACCCTCAAGCCGTCGCCGGGGGAGTCGAGCAGTCAGCTCCTCGCACGGCAGGTGCTCGACGAGCTGGCGACGCACGATGTGACCGGCACCGCCGTCCGTCTTGCCGACTACGACATCAAGCCCGGCGTCGAGCTCGACGAGGGCGACGGCGATCAGTGGCCGCACATCCGGGAGCAGATCATCGCCTCCGACATCCTCCTGATCGTGACGCCGACGTGGATGGGGCACCTCTCGTCGATCGCGCAGCGGGCGCTCGAACGACTGGACGCGGAACTCTCCGAGACCGACGACGCCGGCCGGCCGCTGGTCGAAGGGAAGGTCGGGATCGTCGGCGTCGTGGGCAACGAGGACGGCGCGCACGCGATCATCGCCGACATCTTCCAGGGTCTCAACGACGTCGGTTTCAGCATCCCTTCGCAGGGGGCGACCTACTGGAACGGCGAGGCGATGGGCTCGGTCGACTACAAGGATCTCGACAAGGCCCCGGAGGCGGTGGAGAGCACCAACGCGGCGGTCGCCAAGAACGCGGCACACCTCGCCCGGCTGCTCTCCCAGCGCCCGTACTGA
- a CDS encoding tryptophan-rich sensory protein: MSTLAAARPMAADRVRQSLVIAGTVVALIGAVVGSGLAGGTPIPDVAGGALSADATLLAPAGPAFAIWSVVYAGLVAYAIWQALPSQAARERQRRAGFWVLASLLLNAAWILSVQAGQLALSVVAIVALLVVLVVAFVILRRHPGDSTADGVLLDGVVGLYLGWVMVATVANVTSLLQVVGFDGLGASPHAWAIGMLAAFTVIGCALAIWDGGRFAPAIASAWGLAWIGVSRLTGTLPSAPVAITAFAGAALILLVTLAVRVSRPSRGTVR, translated from the coding sequence ATGAGCACGCTCGCCGCCGCGCGGCCCATGGCCGCCGACCGCGTCCGCCAGTCGCTGGTGATCGCCGGAACCGTCGTCGCCCTGATCGGCGCCGTCGTCGGGTCCGGTCTTGCGGGCGGGACGCCCATCCCCGACGTCGCGGGCGGTGCCCTCAGCGCGGATGCGACCCTCCTCGCCCCCGCCGGCCCCGCTTTCGCGATCTGGTCGGTCGTCTACGCCGGCCTCGTCGCGTATGCGATCTGGCAGGCGCTTCCGTCGCAGGCCGCCCGCGAGCGCCAGCGCCGCGCGGGTTTCTGGGTGCTCGCCTCGCTGCTGCTCAACGCCGCGTGGATCCTCTCCGTCCAGGCAGGGCAGCTGGCGCTCTCGGTCGTGGCCATCGTGGCGCTGCTGGTCGTCCTCGTCGTCGCCTTCGTGATCCTCCGACGCCACCCCGGTGATTCGACGGCCGACGGCGTGCTGCTCGACGGGGTGGTCGGCCTCTACCTGGGCTGGGTGATGGTGGCGACCGTGGCCAACGTGACCTCGCTGCTGCAGGTGGTGGGGTTCGACGGTCTCGGCGCCAGCCCCCACGCGTGGGCAATCGGGATGCTCGCCGCCTTCACGGTCATCGGATGCGCGCTCGCGATCTGGGACGGGGGCCGCTTCGCCCCCGCGATCGCCTCGGCCTGGGGACTGGCCTGGATCGGCGTCTCCCGCTTGACCGGAACACTCCCGTCCGCACCGGTCGCCATCACCGCCTTCGCCGGTGCCGCGCTGATCCTGCTGGTCACGCTCGCCGTGCGGGTCTCCCGACCGTCCCGCGGAACGGTGCGCTGA
- a CDS encoding LacI family DNA-binding transcriptional regulator, with amino-acid sequence MIENDAEGTPRRATLKDVALAAGVSQSTTSRALSGEGYVAAGVRERVLAAAESLGYVPHAMARSLRKQDSRTIGVLVSDLRNAFYADLAAGIAARARREGYTMMLVDDQGSTEAEMDAARAFVATRVAGVIVTPLSGDVSEYLMRQHIPVIEADRQFSAGRCDAVIVDNAGVAKRMTDHLIDLGHRRIALFIDETTWTTGGERAAGYRTSLEGSGIAADPSLVISTGWDADGARKSAIDILARRDHPTAIFAANNLLAEGVWRATNDLGLRIPEDLSVVSFDDSEWMSMVSPGITAVAQDAVSLGETALDRLLERLQNPSAAPQTVVLEAQVLPRGSTAAPRAL; translated from the coding sequence ATGATCGAGAACGACGCCGAGGGGACCCCGCGGCGCGCGACGCTGAAGGATGTCGCGCTGGCGGCCGGCGTGTCCCAGTCGACGACGTCGCGGGCACTGAGCGGCGAGGGGTACGTCGCTGCGGGGGTCCGCGAGCGTGTGCTCGCGGCCGCCGAGTCGCTCGGGTACGTGCCGCACGCGATGGCCCGCAGCCTGCGCAAGCAGGACAGCCGTACGATCGGCGTGCTCGTCTCCGACCTGCGCAACGCCTTCTATGCCGACCTGGCCGCCGGCATCGCCGCCCGCGCTCGCCGCGAGGGCTACACGATGATGTTGGTCGACGACCAGGGCTCGACCGAGGCCGAGATGGATGCGGCGCGCGCGTTCGTGGCCACCCGTGTCGCCGGCGTGATCGTCACGCCCCTGTCGGGAGACGTGTCCGAGTACCTGATGCGCCAGCACATCCCGGTGATCGAGGCGGACCGTCAGTTCTCCGCGGGGCGTTGCGACGCGGTGATCGTGGACAACGCCGGCGTCGCCAAGCGGATGACCGACCACCTCATCGACCTCGGCCACCGCCGCATCGCGCTGTTCATCGACGAGACCACGTGGACCACCGGTGGCGAGCGCGCCGCCGGCTACCGCACCTCTCTGGAGGGATCCGGCATCGCCGCCGACCCGTCGCTCGTCATCTCGACCGGCTGGGATGCGGACGGCGCCCGCAAGTCGGCGATCGACATCCTGGCTCGGCGCGACCATCCGACCGCCATCTTCGCCGCGAACAACCTGCTCGCCGAGGGCGTCTGGCGCGCGACGAACGATCTCGGCCTGCGCATCCCCGAAGATCTGAGCGTCGTCTCGTTCGACGACTCCGAGTGGATGAGCATGGTCAGCCCCGGCATCACGGCCGTCGCACAGGATGCGGTGTCGCTCGGCGAGACGGCTCTCGACCGCCTGCTCGAGCGCCTCCAGAACCCGTCCGCAGCTCCGCAGACCGTCGTCCTCGAGGCCCAGGTGCTCCCGCGCGGCTCCACCGCCGCTCCCCGCGCGCTGTAA
- a CDS encoding carbohydrate ABC transporter permease, which yields MSSATQSTAAAALAPLASELEAAQLQGSTPNGRGDKPVGSRWYKPKSIVGKTLLWIVAIGFALLFLYPFAWLLAASLKPREEVFDNSLWPKTFTPQNYVEVWNQLPLLSWIGNSVIIALLAAGLVAISSSVVAFGFAYFKFPGRTLLFGLVLATMMLPGAVTMVPQYLIWKNLGLIGTWIPLFGMNLFGSAFYIFLQRQFFMGLPRELFEAARLDGASYWKLFTRIAMPLSVPSFIIIFLFEFQASWNNLQAALIYLNAGGVDGFTVPLGISYAMTTFSPTNGGHGDYQFVMVAALIVTLPMLLLFGFGQRYFIEGVATQGRKG from the coding sequence ATGTCGTCCGCGACCCAGTCCACTGCTGCCGCGGCTCTGGCCCCGCTCGCCTCCGAACTGGAGGCGGCGCAGCTCCAGGGCAGCACCCCCAACGGCCGCGGCGACAAGCCCGTCGGCAGCCGCTGGTACAAGCCCAAGTCGATCGTCGGCAAGACGCTCCTGTGGATCGTCGCCATCGGGTTCGCCCTGCTGTTCCTCTACCCGTTCGCCTGGCTGCTCGCCGCGAGTCTCAAGCCGCGCGAGGAGGTGTTCGACAACTCGCTGTGGCCCAAGACGTTCACGCCGCAGAACTACGTCGAGGTCTGGAATCAGCTCCCGCTGCTCTCGTGGATCGGCAACAGCGTCATCATCGCGCTGCTCGCCGCAGGGCTCGTGGCCATCTCGAGCTCGGTGGTCGCGTTCGGGTTCGCGTACTTCAAGTTCCCCGGCCGCACGCTGCTGTTCGGACTGGTGCTGGCGACCATGATGCTGCCGGGCGCGGTCACGATGGTCCCGCAGTACCTGATCTGGAAGAACCTGGGACTGATCGGCACGTGGATCCCGCTGTTCGGCATGAACCTGTTCGGGTCGGCGTTCTACATCTTCTTGCAGCGGCAGTTCTTCATGGGGCTGCCGCGTGAGCTGTTCGAGGCCGCACGCCTCGACGGCGCCAGCTACTGGAAGCTGTTCACCCGGATCGCGATGCCGCTCAGCGTCCCGTCGTTCATCATCATCTTCCTGTTCGAGTTCCAGGCCAGCTGGAACAACCTGCAGGCGGCGCTGATCTACCTGAACGCGGGAGGCGTGGACGGCTTCACGGTCCCGCTCGGCATCTCGTACGCGATGACCACGTTCAGTCCGACCAACGGCGGGCACGGCGACTACCAGTTCGTCATGGTGGCCGCGCTCATCGTGACGCTGCCCATGCTGCTGCTGTTCGGCTTCGGCCAGCGGTACTTCATCGAAGGGGTGGCGACGCAGGGCCGGAAGGGCTGA